One genomic region from Calypte anna isolate BGI_N300 chromosome 8, bCalAnn1_v1.p, whole genome shotgun sequence encodes:
- the DBT gene encoding lipoamide acyltransferase component of branched-chain alpha-keto acid dehydrogenase complex, mitochondrial isoform X2, with translation MAAVTALRGSCRAAGRLVCIHRVRSCSSIRFIKSKYVCVFDKSALKFSHQQRLFRTSAVSCGQIVQFKLSDIGEGITEVTVKEWYIKEGDSVSQFDNICEVQSDKASVTITSRYDGIIRKLHYNLDEIACVGKPLVDIEIDASKGLASEEDVVETPPVSHEEHTHQEIKGLKTLATPAVRRLAMENNIKLSEVVGTGKDKRILKEDILNYLAKQTGAILPPSPKAEIMPPLPKSETVPAAPKDKARKIPVPVFRPIVFSGKDKTEPITGFHKTMVKTMSAALKIPHFGYSDEVDLTQLVQLREELKPLAQIRGVKLSFMPFFIKAASLGLLQYPILNASLDESCKNVTYKASHNIGVAMDTEQGLIVPNVKNVQVCSVFEIASELNRLKSLGSTGQLGTNDLTGGTFTLSNIGTVGGTYAKAVILPPEVAIGALGKIQEKHHFEH, from the exons GTTTGCATTCACCGTGTTAGATCGTGCAGCAGCATTCGCtttataaaatcaaaatatgtgTGCGTGTTTGACAAATCTGCCCTCAAGTTTAGTCATCAGCAACGATTATTCAGAACATCTGCTG TTTCATGCGGCCAAATTGTCCAGTTTAAGCTTTCTGACATTGGAGAAGGAATTACAGAGGTGACTGTAAAAGAATG GTATATAAAAGAAGGTGATAGCGTGTCTCAGTTTGATAACATCTGTGAAGTACAAAGTGACAAAGCTTCTGTTACTATCACTAGTCGTTATGATGGCATCATTAGAAAACTCCATTATAATTTAGATGAAATTGCTTGTGTTGGTAAACCATTAGTGGACATTGAAATCGATGCTTCAAAAG GTCTTGCTTCAGAAGAAGATGTTGTTGAAACACCTCCTGTGTCTCATGAAGAGCACACTCACCAAGAGATAAAAGGTCTCAAAACATTAGCAACCCCTGCTGTTCGTCGTCTGGCCATGGAGAATAAT ATTAAATTGAGTGAAGTTGTTGGAACAGGGAAAGATAAGAGAATCCTTAAAGAAGACATACTCAATTACTTGGCCAAGCAAACAGGAGCTATTTTACCTCCATCACCGAAGGCTGAAATTATGCCACCTTTGCCAAAATCAGAGACTGTGCCAGCTGCTCCAAAGGACAAAGCACGCAAAATTCCTGTGCCTGTTTTTAGACCCATtgtgttttcaggaaaagatAAAACTGAGCCTATAACAG GTTTTCACAAGACAATGGTAAAGACTATGAGTGCTGCCCTGAAGATACCTCACTTCGGTTATTCTGATGAGGTTGATTTGACTCAGCTTGTTCAGTTGCGAGAAGAGCTGAAACCTCTAGCACAAATTCGTGGAGTTAAGCTTTCTTTTATGCCTTTCTTCATAAAG GCAGCCTCTCTGGGATTATTGCAGTATCCCATTCTTAATGCTTCTTTGGatgaaagctgtaaaaatgtCACATACAAG GCTTCACATAACATTGGAGTTGCTATGGACACAGAACAAGGTTTAATCGTCCCCAATGTGAAAAATGTTCAAGTCTGTAGTGTGTTTGAAATTGCCTCTGAATTAAATCGCCTCAAGTCCTTGGGTTCTACAGGCCAGCTAGGAACAAATGATCTCACTGGGGGAACATTCACCCTTTCAAATATTGGCACT gttGGTGGCACTTACGCCAAAGCAGTGATACTACCCCCTGAAGTAGCTATTGGAGCACTTGGAAAGATACAG GAAAAACATCACTTTGAGCACTAA
- the DBT gene encoding lipoamide acyltransferase component of branched-chain alpha-keto acid dehydrogenase complex, mitochondrial isoform X1, protein MAAVTALRGSCRAAGRLVCIHRVRSCSSIRFIKSKYVCVFDKSALKFSHQQRLFRTSAVSCGQIVQFKLSDIGEGITEVTVKEWYIKEGDSVSQFDNICEVQSDKASVTITSRYDGIIRKLHYNLDEIACVGKPLVDIEIDASKGLASEEDVVETPPVSHEEHTHQEIKGLKTLATPAVRRLAMENNIKLSEVVGTGKDKRILKEDILNYLAKQTGAILPPSPKAEIMPPLPKSETVPAAPKDKARKIPVPVFRPIVFSGKDKTEPITGFHKTMVKTMSAALKIPHFGYSDEVDLTQLVQLREELKPLAQIRGVKLSFMPFFIKAASLGLLQYPILNASLDESCKNVTYKASHNIGVAMDTEQGLIVPNVKNVQVCSVFEIASELNRLKSLGSTGQLGTNDLTGGTFTLSNIGTVGGTYAKAVILPPEVAIGALGKIQVLPRFNGKGEVFKAQIMNVSWSADHRIIDGATMARFSNLWKSYLENPALMLLDLK, encoded by the exons GTTTGCATTCACCGTGTTAGATCGTGCAGCAGCATTCGCtttataaaatcaaaatatgtgTGCGTGTTTGACAAATCTGCCCTCAAGTTTAGTCATCAGCAACGATTATTCAGAACATCTGCTG TTTCATGCGGCCAAATTGTCCAGTTTAAGCTTTCTGACATTGGAGAAGGAATTACAGAGGTGACTGTAAAAGAATG GTATATAAAAGAAGGTGATAGCGTGTCTCAGTTTGATAACATCTGTGAAGTACAAAGTGACAAAGCTTCTGTTACTATCACTAGTCGTTATGATGGCATCATTAGAAAACTCCATTATAATTTAGATGAAATTGCTTGTGTTGGTAAACCATTAGTGGACATTGAAATCGATGCTTCAAAAG GTCTTGCTTCAGAAGAAGATGTTGTTGAAACACCTCCTGTGTCTCATGAAGAGCACACTCACCAAGAGATAAAAGGTCTCAAAACATTAGCAACCCCTGCTGTTCGTCGTCTGGCCATGGAGAATAAT ATTAAATTGAGTGAAGTTGTTGGAACAGGGAAAGATAAGAGAATCCTTAAAGAAGACATACTCAATTACTTGGCCAAGCAAACAGGAGCTATTTTACCTCCATCACCGAAGGCTGAAATTATGCCACCTTTGCCAAAATCAGAGACTGTGCCAGCTGCTCCAAAGGACAAAGCACGCAAAATTCCTGTGCCTGTTTTTAGACCCATtgtgttttcaggaaaagatAAAACTGAGCCTATAACAG GTTTTCACAAGACAATGGTAAAGACTATGAGTGCTGCCCTGAAGATACCTCACTTCGGTTATTCTGATGAGGTTGATTTGACTCAGCTTGTTCAGTTGCGAGAAGAGCTGAAACCTCTAGCACAAATTCGTGGAGTTAAGCTTTCTTTTATGCCTTTCTTCATAAAG GCAGCCTCTCTGGGATTATTGCAGTATCCCATTCTTAATGCTTCTTTGGatgaaagctgtaaaaatgtCACATACAAG GCTTCACATAACATTGGAGTTGCTATGGACACAGAACAAGGTTTAATCGTCCCCAATGTGAAAAATGTTCAAGTCTGTAGTGTGTTTGAAATTGCCTCTGAATTAAATCGCCTCAAGTCCTTGGGTTCTACAGGCCAGCTAGGAACAAATGATCTCACTGGGGGAACATTCACCCTTTCAAATATTGGCACT gttGGTGGCACTTACGCCAAAGCAGTGATACTACCCCCTGAAGTAGCTATTGGAGCACTTGGAAAGATACAG GTTCTCCCTCGGTTTAATGGTAAAGGGGAAGTATTTAAAGCCCAGATAATGAATGTGAGTTGGTCAGCTGATCACCGCATCATTGATGGAGCGACAATGGCCCGGTTTTCTAACTTGTGGAAATCTTACTTGGAAAATCCTGCTTTGATGCTGCTAGACCTTAAATAA